The stretch of DNA AGTTGCTCAAGATCTTGCTTGAGCAAGTTTATCCAtcattttgaggaaaaacatgttttgtaaGGTACTTTACAAGCAATTTGCTACATAAACAACAACCCTTCCTTTCCTATTCTTTTAACCAATTTCTGGAAGAATTTCTGGATAAGCTGAATAAAATCAGTCACTTTAATATCAGTGAGTGAGTTTAAGCTCTTGTGCCCCAAcacctgctttgcttttttatcaGTGAGGACCAGCTGGATTGGTAAACATCACAAGAATAGAAGACAGACAGTGCAGCTTCTCTTTGATGTATTCTGGCAACTTATCGTTTTCTCCATACCTACAAAGGTAAATAAGAATACAAAGTTTAGATGcttgcaataaattattttacttcaggGCAgtataagtatttaaaaattctgtaaatATGCTAACCACCggaataattattttatctttaaattatTAGATTATAATTATCTTAAAGTTGTTCTTTATAGGTATGTTATActcaaacatgaaaaacagtttgaTCATATATTTAGTATAACAATTTGGGACATACACATTCTTAAGTAGttttaatagtaataaaaaaagaacagcagctaTGAAGTTTACCTTAGGTTAAAGGGTCTTAAACTGACAGCAGACTGAGTTATTTTTATGGCAGTAACAAGACTCACCTAGTTGTCTGGCCATCCGGAGAGGTGTAAGTGATAGAAGAAACACCTGCTTGGGCTACCAGTTGGGATCCATCATTAAACTGAACCCATACTGCTCCACTGGTCAGCTAACAAGACAAGTTAGTGTCATTTGTGGACATAAAACACAAGATTGCACACCTAAAATTATCCTATTAAATGAAGCTGAAACTTCTTCCAAGTGGAAGTCACTTCAGTATCTAGGCCACTCTTTTACTGATTATGTGTATACTACTTTAGTAAATAGTAGTCTTACAGTTTCAAGAACCAGAATTGCTAAAGTTTCAAGCGTTCAGATTTAGTGTCCTTTTCATTGAGTTAAAGAATTGTCTTCAATTAACCACTCAGAGAATTACTGAACATAAAATAGAAGGACCCTTTTGTTCGAGTTCACACCTATATACaagtttaaatataaattaaactGTTCCTTTGTTAGGATAGCATGATTTCTCTATCTGGATTgcagagaacattttttaaatctaaatctGGTaccacagaaaagcagtgaagaaaCAGTTGTTTATCAGAAAACAACTTTTCCCGCTGCACTGGCAGAATCAGTCAGCTTGCACAGCACTGgtacatttccattaaaaaccATTTCACCATAGCACATTTACTGCTACATTAATGAACAGCTAAAATTCTAACAGCTTCAACTTTTTTTGAGGGAAATTTACATGACAGAAGGCACTCAAATAGCCAGTAGTAATCAGAGGAAATTTGTGACACACAGAACTGAAGTACTGAACTATTACTTGGGTTTCTTCTACTTAAGTAGTTCACAATAGCATTTACCTAACATGCTTATTTGGAATTTTGATATTCATTTCTTACCTGCGAAGCCCAACCAACATTTTTCACgaagacagattttaaaagttgGGCTGAATTTGGGCTGCATTCTGTCTGATGAATGGAGGAGCACGTAGCTTCAGCAGCATTAGTCATAAATGTGGACTTTTCATATGACACCACCTAAAACCCAGAAGTGCACGGTATTAGCAGCCTTAGTAGTACATAATCTGTTGGCTTTAATAAGTGTAGTGGTTAATTaccatattttcttccttaatctTTTCCTATATACAGAAAGATTTAGCCTCTAAGCTTCATTTAACAGCATTATGTTGTAAAAAGCCCACAGGATTTCATGACTTTCTCCATACTGTATTACAACAGTTTTTCCACTGATTCCCTGTACTCACAGAGGAAAGGCTTTCCCTAAGCAGACttcctacttaaaaaaaaatctatttttctgtgtttgattGGCAGAAAACCCTACGCATCTTCAGGAAAATTGTTTGAATGCTGAAACTAAGTTAGAAATCTGGTGAAGCTTAACATTAACTCAGTGTAAAAATCAATACTAGTGCTGAAGCCCGAAGAAATTTTTGTTACTAGCTTCATTTCAGCCAAGTGAAAAGTGGCAGATTCTGTATAAAGGACGTGCACTAAACAAAGAACAGGGGTGCACATCAATTCACGGAAGTGAAGCTCATACAAACTCAGTGTGCTAAGACTAATAGAATTAACTCAGCTAGGAATGCTTTATCAGGACTGTGATGCAGCAATTGAAGCTTGGTGGGTCTTCGAAACAAGTCGATGAAACCGCACAAAAAGCCTTATTGGCtgcatgtatataaatatgtttacatttagcctttttttttaattaacacttGATTTCAAATTGCTAGCCTCAAGTGCTCCTATCTTTTGTGACTACTGTTTGATATACAGGCCTGAGGACACAGAGCCCTCCAAATTCAAGACAGTTCTGCGTAACACAAGTACGCAATTGTCAAGCTATGTTCCCAGGAGACATTGTTGACAAAGTTTTGGAGGACATGGACTTTTCAGATGATCTTAATTCCAGATAGGTTAGTTcaagtcaaaataaaaacatttctagcCAGCATGCTCAAACAGTTAAAAGCATACATCTGtacaaatatatgaaaataaaatagcaatatttcatttcctgctgGACAGCAATCTCCACTTGTTCTTGTGTACTTACAGGAGTACAGTTTGGAGTCTGAACTGGAGTAGAACTGGCAGCTATATTCCTATCCAGTGCCATAACTTCTTTTGAACAGTTTGTATTGTCCAACAATGAAGGCACTAGAGCCTTTGGCGATTCAGTATTGCCAggttttctggaaaaacaacGAAACAAATGTGAAGAGGTCTTACCAAAAGGGTCTAAGTAACAAGTGAGGAGACCTAGCTTTTCATTCAGTTAACCACAGACTGTACAAAGCACTTGAGAACACTAGTCTTCTGCAGACTTGTTTTTACACATGCTATTTGTTAGCCTGGTTTAGTCTAAACCCACAAGTGTATTTTGTCCTAGTATCAAAAGAAGGGTATGCAGGtccaaaacaatatttttaatacatgctATGAAGTTGATGATTATCTTGCTAATGACTATGAGCCTCTGCTAAACAGCCCTGGCTTCTGCTAACATTAGCTGCAACAGGCTGCTTAGGAGGAATATGCGAGTGTGTAAATATGTACTAGCGAAAACACTACCTTCCAACAATTATTGGAAAAAACGGAACGCTTtcactccttttttcttcttccaaaatagCAGATTCCAGTGCAAGGCATATACGATGTCCCTGGAATTAGAAAGAGCTTGTTAAAGTTTTTAACTGAGAAGGGTTTGTCTGCCTACacatggaaatgcttttttccaaTGGTATTGAATATTGATAATCGCTGTATTCATGTACCATGAAGGCAACTAAAAAAGCTATATTACTGTTACCCCCAGTAGCTTCAGCGTATCAGGGATTACTTGTAATAACCACAGCTCCTCCTCTTTTAGCAGGAATACAGGGGAACAACAGACCCCTGAATTCTAttccagcaaacaaaacaaaggaaaggcaGAATTGGAAATTTTTACCATTTCCCAAGTTCAAGGCCATAACTACTCTTGTGACTGCTAACTAGGCAACATGAAACATGAGAAGGCATAGCAAGCAGACCAGTTAAAACACCTGACAGTTgtcacttctttaaaaatcaccTAAAACAGCTCTGCCTGTTCTGTTTAAACCCCCCACTAGGCAGGCAAACCTGCTTTACACtctagtaaagaatttcctctaACAGTCTTTGAGGCAGTGTTACTGTTACCACTACACTGATATTTGCTctttcaaaaaagaagaaacatcctAAAACCCACCACTACCAAAAGAACTTCACCATCCTTCTTATCACCATaatggaaaacatgaaaagcaaCATTTGAGGCAGATTTGTGAAAGAATGAATCTTCAGAAGGTTGCTTTGCATTTGAAAGGGCTATATAAAACCATTTACCTCATTTGCATGATCCATATATACTTGTATTTCCTTCTTCAAACCTGTTTCACTTTCTCCTTTCAAAGTGAAAGATTTCCCTGATTTTTCAATCACACGAGTTATACCAGCTGTCTTGTGTATCTTCGCTCCTGTAAAAAGGATTTTCTAGTCTGATTTGTATAAAATGCTAGTATCTATGAATATCTATGATATCTATGCCATCTCTAATAGCACTGCCAAGATTCAGTTAAATACAATCTATTAGTATTTAATATGGTTTTAAAGATACACATTCTTTCAAGAGCATTCCACACAATCACAGAACTGTTACTAAATTGTTCTTAAAGTCATAAATTCTATGCATATGTCTACCTTTGTGGCAAATCAAATTATTTCACAGTGGTCTATAGTGAGAAAACAATAGTCAGTGCAGTCTGGATTAACAAGGGAGAGAAAGTTGGAGAAGACAGTCACTTTCTCAAGTTAACAATGGAAAGCTTGATGTAGGGACACACCTTTCACTAAGTAGGTTAACTATCAAAAGTAGatccaaagaaatgaaatgaattcatGAAAGGTAACAAGGCATAGATTAGCAATACTTCTGTCACATACTCCCTGAAAAAGGAAGATAGCAGAAAGAAACTAATGAATAAATTCATTTGTGAGTGCTAGAATGTGGCAAAAGTGCTAAGTGGCAAAGTCTTATTTCTAGTATTTTCTTCAACCTGAAGTTTTGTTTGGCAATATTTTAGTGCAGCTTTAATAACATAACCActtgcaaaagcaaatacataccatcataaaaacaaatttcaacGTCTGCAGTGGGTGAGTTTTCCATTAACATGCACTTGGCATATCTTGTGTAGAAGGTAACTTTGGGGGTTTTTGTTCTTACTAACTGCACAAACTTGGCTGCATACTGgtattttttccagtacttttctaaaaaaatattttaaaacatttatcagTCAGATTAAACACTGTATatcagcttgaaaaaaaatagtttaaaatacatattttacagatgaaggctgtaaataacatttaaataattcacagaAATATGCTTAAAGAAACGGAATTCAATTTccactaacttttttttttttttagaaaagtttaCATCTTCAGTAGGTGTTTCTTCTATTAGCATAGTTCAGAACCTCAGCAACATAGAGGGGAGTGCTGCATGCATCATTTAAAAAGATAACATGGTCCAGCTGGTTTCCTGACTTCAAGTAAAACTTGTCTTTGACCTCTAGTTAGCAGAGCAGTCTGCTTGTCTTTTAAGAATTTGTAGTTGGCttatgtttgttcttttgtctACATTAAATACTGTTAATGCTTTCAAATATGTCTTTCCCCTTCTCACCCCATGAAATAAGTATtatgaaatgcaaattaaagttgcttttttaaatttgattaaaaCAGTTCCTAATGTGAATGAGCAGAATATGAAAGCCTCAGTTTAAACTACATTGTAAAGAAGGCAAGTGACTCCTTataatttcaatataaaatgGCTTAAAACCTGTGGGTTCAGTCTCATCAAGTTTCAGACAAGTTTCCAGCTAAACTGTAGTTTTCATCTTATTTTGAAAAGCGTTTTATCCTCCTGATTATCTGAGTAGCAGGTAAAAGCTAGTAAGTCTCAAACAAGATTCACTTAAGCATCAGATTAATTATCAGTTTCAAAATGTCATGTTACCTGGCAAGTTGTCAAAATTATACATACAGATGTCttcaggaagagcaggaggtCTGTCATCAAGAAGGAAGCCTCTTCCTTCATTTGGATGATAAACTGCAATctacaaaaagggaaaaattgtGTTTACATTTGCAAGTCACATGGAAATAAGTCAGTTTAATTACCATAATATACCATGAACTGTTCTGTTCCACTAAGTAATTATTTAACAGCTGCAGTTTTCAGCAAtactttcttttcactgttctCTAAGTCACGTCCAATCTTGCTGTGAAATAATTGCTTGCTACCTACATCTGTACCACAGCAGGGGTGGGAGTGCAGGGGAGGAGGCTATTTGCAATGGCTAATTGCATTTCTAAACAAATGATTTATAACAGTAAATCATAGCAAATAAttgctaaaatgaaaattaataaacatttaaataacagaaaactgaaagaacttAATATTACAATAAAGAAACCAAGAAGTCTCACCACATTTCCGTCACAAGATATTCTGAGAACTTCTTTCACAAATTCTTGTGAATGGTGTTCTTTCAGAAACTCCATACACACTTCCCCAGTATCTAGAATGCTcacctaaaataaattaaaacagttaGACCAAAAAGCCTCACTCTCTGGCAATCTgagttaacattttttcctacaaaagtTTTATGAAcacagctttctaaaaatataagGACTAGAATATTTCTATAATATAGTGCAAACTGATAAATACTTCTTACAATGACTTCTACTGCCAGGGCTATTAATACAGTGTGCTTCTTCATGACTCAAGGTTATAAACCAGGTGAGCAAGGGTGTGGCTCATTAGCTGACAAATCAATCTAACACCAGTTGGCTCTATTAtgttctttagaaaaagaaatggggaaggGAGAACAGGTGAGCaggactgtaaaaaaaaaactgaacaaaaagcagaggaacCAGAAACAGACCAACCAGAAAAATCACGTGAGCCATAAGGATTAAcagaatttcttttgctttcttcctcacCCACGAGTTAGGGATGAAACAGCACTATAGAAAAACATTCAAGTATTGGAGAGCAAGGCTATTTTCGTTTCTAATCCAGTTATTTACcctattcttaaaaaaatattcagtgtatTGGACATAGTTaaaatcttaatatttaaaGTCTAAATTTGTACCTTATACAGATAAGCAGCGCAGATGTTGAGAACTATAGGAAGTATATATGCACTTAATATTTCGTATGTCTACCTATAGTTTCTTTGCTTGTAAGCTAGAAGCAATGCAACGTCAACATTTGCAACAAGTAGCCACCAGGTTGCAGTATTCCATATCCAGAAAAACTAAGATGCATCTTATTGATATAACTTTGAATTTAATCACTAGTAATATAGATTCATATAATCTAACTAATTACAGATTTTTAGAAGAGCAAATGTTTCTGATTTTCCaagtgatttttaaagagattcacactatttaaaaattaagttcttTTAGTTCTGAGAACCGACACATaccactgcattttttgttttttgcctgATCGGTTTTAGCCTGTGAGCATTGAGAGGCAATACTATACTTCGCAGTGTAGGTTTCTGATGTGCTGGTGGTTCCTTGCCCCatgcttggttttgttctgtagTTGACCAAAGGCCACACAAAGATGACTGAACTTTCTCAGACTGGCAGAGAACTTCAGAGATGTATTTCTTTGGGTTTCTCTGGTTTAAAGGATGCGGAGGGATGTCAAGGGATGCATCATGATTCCTGATGTCTTTCAAGGTGTTCCATGCATTTCTTGATGCATCTTGCTGCACATCCAAATGATACTGGAAACCTCCATGTGCATTACTGCTGCCAGTTAGGTCTGCAGGTGGTCTCAGCTGACCTGAAAGCATTGTAGAAGTACATTGGAAATTTAAAGAGCCTTAGTAAGGGggaaaaagtcactttttttaaaaaagtttttcaaaataatatgtTAGAAGGCTTATTTAAACAGAGAATGATTTCCATAGTCAGTCCAAATTGTTAGACTATGACTTAGGTACCAATCAATATCAGCCCTTAtaaaatttcagtgtttattCTTAAAACATTACTATATCTCAGTTATGACAGCCTTTGGTCTTAACGTGCATCAAATCACCTCACAAAAGCACTGCTAAACAAAACACTAATTCAAATATATACTTCCCCAAGAACTGATCTGTTGAAAGCCCGTTTCGTTGCCATTCAGATAACCACCAAGTTTCACTGAGGTTTCAGCTTAGCTAACTAGTGTTTTTAACATCAACCAGGTTTTATTGCTCCAAATGTTAACTGCACACTCCAAAACCTGTGTTTTATTCCCAGTCACTTgtttaacaaaaacaacctatttttatatttaaacttcTTATAACCACTTGTCTAGTTTTGATATTCAAGCCCTTGAACAAGAGCCTAAATATCAAAGGGGCCTCACCCAAACAAGTAATGCACTCCTCCTGTCATGTTGCAGAACAGCTGAGGAGGGACCAAAAATTAAGTAGGATTACTCCATCATGCCCATGTGTCATGATTCCAATTCCCTATACACACAAAGGAGTCCAGTAATATCAGaacaaaagagaacagaatGGATTTATGATTGCTCTATGATTGAATTACATTACTCGAAAATGTTGTAATATGAAGCACAACAAAGAACACCTCCTTCCCTTCTGTgtcttttgtcctttttctccaCCCCTCCTTCTGCAGTCTAATTATCTTTCTCTCATCCGCTGAGGTCACATTTTCTCTTAAGGCATATTTGCACAATTGAATTAACAGAGTTTGAGTCACCTGCCAGTCTTCtgtcacatatatatatttataaatgattCAGGTCAGAAGTGAATAATTTGGGCAGGTTCTAAAACTGCATTTCCCTCTTTGTggccttatttatttttgctgaaacattgaaaaaaagaTGACCTTACTTTAGGAAGCTAAGCAAATACAACATATAATTTCTTCACTGTTCTGAAGACAGTTACATGTAGCTCATTATACCAACTCAACAGCTTGGGGAGAACTAACtacaaagctttctgaaattcctacctcaggaaattaaaatattacagcttAGTccaaaagagagaacaaaatattaTCAATGGCATAGCTCTTGCTTTAGAGTGATTTCACAGATTAGTGATGCTGGAAATCATTTTGCCTCTTTCAATAGCTCTGTCAATTTTTAGCGGTAACAAGTCAGTTTAGGGTCTCCCATGCTTTTCCTTCACAAACGAAGTCTTGTGTCTGCAGTGACTTCTGTTAACATCCAACCACTGATATTTAGGATGCCAGCGTTTTACTCCAATATCACAGTTACTTGGCCAATTGCTTTTATCATGagtttaatgaaattaaatttagaaaaacaacataaacaGTTACGGGACACAACTATAACTGCAGTGCAAAAATACACAATCGCTTAGTAACGCACCATTTGTTTGCATGCTTCCAAGCCACTGCTGCATTGTTTCAGCCTGGGACTTCTGCTCTAACAAACCAAGGTGGGGCTTCATTGGGCAGAGATAATCtgagctgcaaaataaaagttacacATGTAATCAAAATTACATCAAAGACACTTGCACAACAAAAGTTATGATGTTGCAGCTGCAGAAACCAcaacctttaaaatgtttaaggaATTCAGGCagcattttgcagctgcagacagcatgGAACTTGCTTCTCTTTTCACAAGTAACATTCATAAAAATCCATTTCCAAGTGTAATAAAAAGTTAGCACTAATTTTTAGCATGAATCAAGTCTGAAACactttacaaaaagaaaaacaaatgaaaccacACATGAAGTTACCACTTCTTCACACAGAGGGGAAAGCAGGAACTAGGATATGCAATAGTCCTTACattaaacacaggaaaatgttctttattactctgctaatgggaaaaaaaataaagcaaagtaaCTTGTGAGCATGCACAGGTTATCACAAAGGATTTTTGTTGCACAGCAGTGCACAGGAAGCAAAGCTCAGGCCTCCAACACACACAAGCATCCTAGCATCCCTTGCAGATTTTACACCTGGACTAGTTTGCATGAGCTAGGAAAGCCTGTCAGATATGATGAAAGAAACCAGGATTTTCATCCAGAACTTCTAAGGACAGAACTTTGTTTCAGATAacttttaaggtgttttttgtttgtttttaccccAAGTGCAGAAAGCATTGCTCATTTTATAATCCTTAATTTGtacttagtttttttttttcctttttatcttgtCTAGGTATAAGGCATAGTTAAAGATGAACTGAAAAACCCCAGAGCAGCAAGCATATACATTGGCAGTCATACTCTGAGTGACTTCTACCCTAatctgtatttctaaaatgaGCAATTAGCAAGAGTCCCCTACTACCGTTACTGTGGGGAAAGAAATATTCACCTTGCTGCACATGAGAATATAAGCAAATAATAGAGTATTACTAGGATAAATAAAAGCTACAATCCAGCTGGTAGGCATGCTGTATCTATGAACTTTACAATGGAGTAGTGGGAAGGTAAACCACTACATTAGCTACAGCATCAATTATCACCCTCTTTATATTTGTATTCAAGCTGTAAGCAGAGACACTTTTGGCACTTACTGCAGTCTagtaccaggaaaaaaaaaaaaaaacattcacttAACACAGGAGAGCTTTACACTTCATCTTAATAAAAACTGATTCTTACTGTGGTTGATCTTTTACAGGTGGAGACATTTGCCCTTCAAAAGGACCAGAACTACCAGAAgtcttttccttaaatatttctcCCACATCAGTATAGCTGCTTGCAGGTGAAAAGCATTCTGTGTTTTCCCTTGTTCCTGCTCTAGGCTTGGAAAGCAGTTCCATTGAGTGACATCTCTCAACAACATTCGATATTGCTTGAGTCTGGCTATGGGATGCGCCAGACCTATCTGAAGAGTGGGCTCTTCGGAGGTAGCGGGAATGTGGTCTCTCTTCAGCAGGTTGCATGGTTCTTCCCCTGCCAGTTACGccaatttcttttccctgaatTCCCCACTGATGAAAAGAACCGCTTCCATCTACAGATGAAATGTTACTGGAATTcttgtttttaggaaaaaaagtgattttatttgGCAGCGGCTGCCCCACTAAcagcttcttcttttccttcaagcAGCCACTGGTACTGATGCTGGAAGAGCCTGTAAAGGTTGTAGAGATGGTAGCGTTTCCGCTGTCCATGGAATCTTCTGAAGTTCCTGAATCTTTGCTCCGCGTAGACCTACACCTGGACATAAAAGGATGATCCAACACAGAGGAAAGACTCAAACGATCTGCTGGATTTTTGCGAAGTAATTTGTGTATGAGGTCTTGCGCCTCTCTTGATAAAAAGGCTGGCATTTCATAATCTGCTAACACCACTTTATTCAGCGTGTTCTTGACTGTGTCAGTGTCAAAAGGTGGCTTTCCAATAAGAAGAGTGTAAAACATGCAGCCCAAAGACCATACATCAGATTCAAGTCCATGTGGACTCCTTGTGGCTATCTCTGGAGCAATGTAGTTAGGAGTTCCACACATGGTATAATGCTTTTCATGAGGCATTTTCAGCTGAGTTGCTAGTCCAAAATCAGCAATCTTGACATTCATATTATTGGTGAGTAAGAGATTAGAAAGGGTGAGGTCCCGATGCAGTATTCCATGAGAATGAAGATACAGCATACCCGTGATAATCTGATGCAAGAAGTGGCGGGCtgtcaaaaatacaaaaaaaacacatgcttcAGTAGTATAATTGAAATCATAGTCCTGAAAATAACAACATTTTCTAGTCTGCTATTggtcctgctttttttttaagtgaggaTGTTACAAGGGTGTTAAGCATCATGCTAATGAGATTGGAACAACTTTCTGCTCTTTTGCTTGGAGCAATTCAGTATGACTATGTTCTAGGACAGTCCATAAAAGAATGTTCTGTAATGCATTAATCCATTTGATTCTTTGATAACAGAAACATGTAAGATGTAAGGAAGGACTGGAAACGTTTTCAGTTCGCCTAAGTTCCTTAAAATTAGGTTTCTGAGAACTTAAAAATTTAAGCTGCACTCCccactttcagaaacaaatacaagaaatcAAGCATCATTACTACATGCA from Cygnus olor isolate bCygOlo1 chromosome 4, bCygOlo1.pri.v2, whole genome shotgun sequence encodes:
- the PLK4 gene encoding serine/threonine-protein kinase PLK4 — translated: MATCIGESIEDFKVGNLLGKGSFAGVYRAVSLKTGLEVAIKMIDKKAMHKVGMVQRVQNEVKIHCQLKHPSILELYNYFEDSNYVYLILEMCHNGEMSRYIKNRKKPFSEEEARHFLHQIITGMLYLHSHGILHRDLTLSNLLLTNNMNVKIADFGLATQLKMPHEKHYTMCGTPNYIAPEIATRSPHGLESDVWSLGCMFYTLLIGKPPFDTDTVKNTLNKVVLADYEMPAFLSREAQDLIHKLLRKNPADRLSLSSVLDHPFMSRCRSTRSKDSGTSEDSMDSGNATISTTFTGSSSISTSGCLKEKKKLLVGQPLPNKITFFPKNKNSSNISSVDGSGSFHQWGIQGKEIGVTGRGRTMQPAEERPHSRYLRRAHSSDRSGASHSQTQAISNVVERCHSMELLSKPRAGTRENTECFSPASSYTDVGEIFKEKTSGSSGPFEGQMSPPVKDQPHSDYLCPMKPHLGLLEQKSQAETMQQWLGSMQTNGQLRPPADLTGSSNAHGGFQYHLDVQQDASRNAWNTLKDIRNHDASLDIPPHPLNQRNPKKYISEVLCQSEKVQSSLCGLWSTTEQNQAWGKEPPAHQKPTLRSIVLPLNAHRLKPIRQKTKNAVVSILDTGEVCMEFLKEHHSQEFVKEVLRISCDGNVIAVYHPNEGRGFLLDDRPPALPEDICMYNFDNLPEKYWKKYQYAAKFVQLVRTKTPKVTFYTRYAKCMLMENSPTADVEICFYDGAKIHKTAGITRVIEKSGKSFTLKGESETGLKKEIQVYMDHANEGHRICLALESAILEEEKRSESVPFFPIIVGRKPGNTESPKALVPSLLDNTNCSKEVMALDRNIAASSTPVQTPNCTPVVSYEKSTFMTNAAEATCSSIHQTECSPNSAQLLKSVFVKNVGWASQLTSGAVWVQFNDGSQLVAQAGVSSITYTSPDGQTTRYGENDKLPEYIKEKLHCLSSILVMFTNPAGPH